One Anabas testudineus chromosome 15, fAnaTes1.2, whole genome shotgun sequence genomic window carries:
- the ctbp2a gene encoding C-terminal-binding protein 2a isoform X2 → MALVDKHKVKRQRLDRICEGIRPQIMNGPMHPRPLVALLDGRDCTVEMPILKDLATVAFCDAQSTQEIHEKVLNEAVGAMMYHTITLTREDLEKFKALRIIIRIGSGYDNIDIKAAGELGIAVCNIPSAAVEETADSTLCHILNLYRRNTWLYQALREGTRVQSVEQIREVASGAARIRGETLGLIGFGRTGQAVAMRAKAFGFNVIFYDPYLQDGLERSLGVQRVYTLQDLLYQSDCVSLHCNLNEHNHHLINDFTIKQMRQGAFLVNSARGGLVDEKALAQALKEGRIRGAALDVHESEPFGFSQGPLKDAPNLICTPHTAWYSEQASLEMREAAATEIRRAITGRIPDSLRNCVNKEFFVTTAPWGVMEQQQPQVHPEINGAAYRFPPALVGVPGPMEGLVPGGVPIAHTLPPGTHPSQATSPNQPSKHGDPMREHMTEP, encoded by the exons ATGGCTCTAGTCGACAAACATAAAGTGAAACGCCAGCGGCTGGACAGGATCTGTGAGG GTATCCGGCCCCAGATTATGAATGGGCCTATGCACCCGCGCCCTCTGGTGGCGCTGCTGGATGGGCGCGACTGCACTGTGGAGATGCCCATCCTCAAAGATCTGGCCACTGTGGCTTTCTGTGATGCCCAGTCCACACAGGAGATACATGAAAAG GTGCTGAACGAGGCAGTAGGAGCCATGATGTACCACACCATCACCCTGACCAGAGAGGACCTGGAGAAGTTCAAGGCACTGCGCATCATCATCCGCATCGGCAGCGGCTATGACAACATAGACATCAAGGCTGCCGGCGAGCTCG GCATTGCAGTGTGTAATATTCCCTCAGCGGCTgtagaagaaacagcagactcaACACTTTGTCACATCCTCAACCTGTACCGACGAAACACCTGGTTGTATCAGGCTCTCAGGGAGGGCACGCGAGTCCAGAGCGTGGAGCAGATCCGTGAGGTGGCATCAGGGGCAGCCAGGATCCGAGGAGAGACGCTTGGCCTCATCGGATTTG GTCGCACAGGCCAAGCGGTAGCGATGCGGGCCAAGGCGTTTGGCTTCAACGTGATCTTCTACGACCCCTACCTCCAGGACGGCTTGGAGCGCTCGCTGGGCGTTCAGCGAGTCTACACGCTCCAGGACCTACTTTACCAGAGCGACTGCGTCTCCCTGCACTGCAACCTGAATGAACACAACCACCACCTCATCAACGACTTCACCATCAAACAG ATGCGTCAAGGTGCTTTTCTCGTCAACTCGGCACGGGGAGGTCTAGTGGATGAGAAGGCTTTGGCTCAGGCCCTGAAAGAGGGCAGGATACGGGGAGCTGCTTTGGACGTCCATGAGTCGGAGCCTTTCGG TTTTTCCCAGGGTCCTCTGAAAGACGCTCCCAATTTGATCTGCACTCCGCACACCGCCTGGTACAGCGAGCAGGCATCACTGGAAATGAGAGAGGCCGCGGCCACAGAAATACGCCGAGCCATTACTG GCCGCATTCCTGACAGCCTCCGAAACTGCGTCAACAAAGAGTTCTTTGTCACTACGGCACCCTGGGGAGtgatggagcagcagcagcctcaagTTCACCCTGAGATCAATGGTGCCGCCTACAG ATTCCCTCCTGCTTTGGTGGGTGTTCCTGGACCTATGGAGGGGTTGGTGCCTGGGGGAGTGCCCATCGCCCACACCCTGCCCCCTGGTACCCATCCGTCACAGGCCACCTCTCCTAATCAACCCTCCAAACATGGCGACCCCATGAGAGAGCACATGACTGAGCCGTAG
- the ctbp2a gene encoding C-terminal-binding protein 2a isoform X1 → MLVPNKQLSLGRSHSWDTLGGNEGQWDRAESVYEQQARVAGRRSSLSYGEGAGWYEPPPGVRPPDLDLKRDPYSYQDSLYGQAYPERHDPRGLRKGSVPDLNYYDRVPMAHRGSIPHQDYYSHDPAVTPRPPESFYRPENQPLPPHGHPLSRSGSHYGFSPGPRAAWDQGQGSRAGPQAPSSPLPPPPTTHELNRGYREPGAKIMPDGQQRIPSRDPSPAHYSMEPRYASEPPPLTSQSVYTDVNGRPLDPQQQAATCLVIDPASQGVIMRQETASPYTIQQQQQLQHQQQIQQQQLQQQQQMQQQLQQQQLQQQQIQQQLQQQQLQQQQIQQQQQLQQEPLQQHLQQQSLPPPPAMPVSDPNLSMAAPLPVVPAQVQTAATAAAAPVIPAPVQAVPPPPTTPLSAPLPAPPPTVPQTPLPVDPKKTVDPEFLALLRNEGLSESTISSLIQQGFDSTSMLAVMEENDVRTVAPNLGQARVLSRLVHNCKRPVEAPAVLSQPQTPMRGRSNSFSHRSDIYHQQPHHHPPHPPQALTVDPQLIPPPTPGAMQTISGRMGEVMGRRPSSAPSHHLLEASGGYPGQPPRSPGPYAGAIMPVQSRPMSAYSSGMTVSGLPIHGMQIMPQQMTGSMPAIPGSIHSVPGIPQQMPVSLPALPQPPQQVPKAYSTNYTVPMELMKRDRNLMPLSPMHSPHPSPQLMRKGVGPASDNALVPVGAPIQGHSAMAANQKLSRRTGPPVIVSTMASPDTSIRPQIMNGPMHPRPLVALLDGRDCTVEMPILKDLATVAFCDAQSTQEIHEKVLNEAVGAMMYHTITLTREDLEKFKALRIIIRIGSGYDNIDIKAAGELGIAVCNIPSAAVEETADSTLCHILNLYRRNTWLYQALREGTRVQSVEQIREVASGAARIRGETLGLIGFGRTGQAVAMRAKAFGFNVIFYDPYLQDGLERSLGVQRVYTLQDLLYQSDCVSLHCNLNEHNHHLINDFTIKQMRQGAFLVNSARGGLVDEKALAQALKEGRIRGAALDVHESEPFGFSQGPLKDAPNLICTPHTAWYSEQASLEMREAAATEIRRAITGRIPDSLRNCVNKEFFVTTAPWGVMEQQQPQVHPEINGAAYRFPPALVGVPGPMEGLVPGGVPIAHTLPPGTHPSQATSPNQPSKHGDPMREHMTEP, encoded by the exons ATGCTTGTCCCTAACAAACAATTGAGCCTTGGTCGCTCCCACAGTTGGGATACATTAGGAGGGAATGAGGGTCAGTGGGACAGGGCTGAGAGTGTCTACGAGCAGCAAGCAAGAGTAGCGGGCCGACGGAGTTCTCTGTCATACGGAGAGGGAGCAGGTTGGTACGAACCTCCACCAGGAGTGCGTCCCCCTGACCTGGATTTGAAACGCGACCCATATTCCTACCAAGACTCTCTCTACGGGCAGGCTTACCCAGAGCGGCACGACCCGCGGGGGCTGAGGAAGGGCTCTGTGCCAGATCTAAACTACTACGATCGAGTGCCGATGGCTCATAGAGGATCCATTCCACATCAGGATTACTATTCCCATGACCCTGCCGTGACTCCCCGGCCACCTGAGAGCTTTTACCGGCCAGAAAACCAGCCTCTGCCGCCTCATGGTCATCCTCTGAGTAGGTCAGGCTCTCATTATGGGTTTTCACCTGGCCCTCGTGCTGCATGGGATCAAGGTCAGGGAAGCAGAGCAGGACCTCAGGCTCCTTCATCacctctacctcctcctcccacGACTCATGAATTAAATCGAGGTTATAGGGAACCTGGTGCCAAGATAATGCCAGATGGCCAACAGCGTATACCCTCACGAGACCCATCTCCTGCTCACTATAGTATGGAGCCTCGGTATGCCAGTGAGCCGCCACCTCTCACCAGTCAGTCTGTCTATACTGATGTCAATGGCCGTCCACTAGATCCACAGCAACAGGCTGCAACCTGTCTAGTAATAGATCCTGCCAGTCAAGGTGTGATTATGAGACAAGAGACGGCTTCACCTTACACCatccaacaacagcagcagttgcaACACCAACAGCAAATTCAGCAGCAACAattacaacagcaacaacaaatgcagcagcagttacagcagcaacaacttcagcaacaacaaatacagcaacagttacaacagcaacagcttcaacaacaacaaatacaacaacaacaacaacttcagCAAGAACCGCTGCAGCAGCATTTGCAACAACAGTCCCTGCCGCCCCCACCTGCCATGCCTGTCTCTGACCCTAACCTTTCTATGGCagctccacttcctgttgtACCTGCCCAAGTCCAGACTGCAGCAACTGCCGCAGCAGCACCGGTCATACCTGCTCCTGTACAGGCTGTCCCTCCTCCCCCAACCACTCCACTTTCagctcctcttcctgctcctccccCGACTGTCCCACAGACCCCTTTGCCTGTGGACCCCAAGAAGACAGTTGATCCTGAATTCCTTGCCCTGCTGAGAAATGAGGGCCTTTCTGAGAGCACAATTTCTTCACTTATCCAGCAGGGATTTGACTCTACTAGCATGCTGGCTGTTATGGAAGAGAACGATGTCCGCACCGTTGCCCCCAACCTTGGGCAAGCTCGTGTTCTGTCTCGCTTAGTCCACAACTGCAAGCGCCCTGTTGAGGCTCCAGCAGTCCTCTCCCAACCTCAGACACCCATGCGAGGCCGCTCTAACAGCTTTAGCCATCGGTCAGACATCTACCACCAGCAGCCACACCACCACCCACCACATCCCCCACAGGCTTTAACTGTGGACCCCCAGCTTATTCCCCCACCAACTCCTGGAGCAATGCAGACTATTTCTGGAAGGATGGGAGAAGTAATGGGTAGGAGGCCGAGCAGTGCCCCCTCTCATCACCTTCTTGAGGCCTCTGGTGGTTACCCAGGCCAACCACCTCGCTCCCCGGGACCATATGCTGGGGCCATTATGCCTGTCCAGTCAAGACCCATGTCGGCCTACTCTTCTGGAATGACAGTTTCAGGCCTGCCCATACATGGTATGCAGATAATGCCACAGCAGATGACTGGGTCAATGCCTGCCATACCAGGATCTATTCACTCTGTACCAGGTATTCCACAGCAGATGCCTGTGTCCCTGCCAGCTTTACCGCAGCCGCCTCAGCAGGTACCAAAAGCATACTCTACCAATTATACAGTACCCATGGAGCTGATGAAGCGGGACAGGAACTTAATGCCACTGTCACCCATGCATAGTCCTCACCCCAGTCCTCAATTGATGCGTAAGGGTGTGGGACCTGCTTCAGACAATGCACTCGTCCCAGTGGGAGCACCCATTCAAGGACATAGTGCCATGGCTGCTAACCAGAAGCTAAGTCGACGCACAGGTCCACCAGTCATCGTATCCACTATGGCGTCTCCAGATAcaa GTATCCGGCCCCAGATTATGAATGGGCCTATGCACCCGCGCCCTCTGGTGGCGCTGCTGGATGGGCGCGACTGCACTGTGGAGATGCCCATCCTCAAAGATCTGGCCACTGTGGCTTTCTGTGATGCCCAGTCCACACAGGAGATACATGAAAAG GTGCTGAACGAGGCAGTAGGAGCCATGATGTACCACACCATCACCCTGACCAGAGAGGACCTGGAGAAGTTCAAGGCACTGCGCATCATCATCCGCATCGGCAGCGGCTATGACAACATAGACATCAAGGCTGCCGGCGAGCTCG GCATTGCAGTGTGTAATATTCCCTCAGCGGCTgtagaagaaacagcagactcaACACTTTGTCACATCCTCAACCTGTACCGACGAAACACCTGGTTGTATCAGGCTCTCAGGGAGGGCACGCGAGTCCAGAGCGTGGAGCAGATCCGTGAGGTGGCATCAGGGGCAGCCAGGATCCGAGGAGAGACGCTTGGCCTCATCGGATTTG GTCGCACAGGCCAAGCGGTAGCGATGCGGGCCAAGGCGTTTGGCTTCAACGTGATCTTCTACGACCCCTACCTCCAGGACGGCTTGGAGCGCTCGCTGGGCGTTCAGCGAGTCTACACGCTCCAGGACCTACTTTACCAGAGCGACTGCGTCTCCCTGCACTGCAACCTGAATGAACACAACCACCACCTCATCAACGACTTCACCATCAAACAG ATGCGTCAAGGTGCTTTTCTCGTCAACTCGGCACGGGGAGGTCTAGTGGATGAGAAGGCTTTGGCTCAGGCCCTGAAAGAGGGCAGGATACGGGGAGCTGCTTTGGACGTCCATGAGTCGGAGCCTTTCGG TTTTTCCCAGGGTCCTCTGAAAGACGCTCCCAATTTGATCTGCACTCCGCACACCGCCTGGTACAGCGAGCAGGCATCACTGGAAATGAGAGAGGCCGCGGCCACAGAAATACGCCGAGCCATTACTG GCCGCATTCCTGACAGCCTCCGAAACTGCGTCAACAAAGAGTTCTTTGTCACTACGGCACCCTGGGGAGtgatggagcagcagcagcctcaagTTCACCCTGAGATCAATGGTGCCGCCTACAG ATTCCCTCCTGCTTTGGTGGGTGTTCCTGGACCTATGGAGGGGTTGGTGCCTGGGGGAGTGCCCATCGCCCACACCCTGCCCCCTGGTACCCATCCGTCACAGGCCACCTCTCCTAATCAACCCTCCAAACATGGCGACCCCATGAGAGAGCACATGACTGAGCCGTAG
- the ctbp2a gene encoding C-terminal-binding protein 2a isoform X3 has protein sequence MWRQHFPGIRPQIMNGPMHPRPLVALLDGRDCTVEMPILKDLATVAFCDAQSTQEIHEKVLNEAVGAMMYHTITLTREDLEKFKALRIIIRIGSGYDNIDIKAAGELGIAVCNIPSAAVEETADSTLCHILNLYRRNTWLYQALREGTRVQSVEQIREVASGAARIRGETLGLIGFGRTGQAVAMRAKAFGFNVIFYDPYLQDGLERSLGVQRVYTLQDLLYQSDCVSLHCNLNEHNHHLINDFTIKQMRQGAFLVNSARGGLVDEKALAQALKEGRIRGAALDVHESEPFGFSQGPLKDAPNLICTPHTAWYSEQASLEMREAAATEIRRAITGRIPDSLRNCVNKEFFVTTAPWGVMEQQQPQVHPEINGAAYRFPPALVGVPGPMEGLVPGGVPIAHTLPPGTHPSQATSPNQPSKHGDPMREHMTEP, from the exons ATGTGGCGACAGCATTTTCCAG GTATCCGGCCCCAGATTATGAATGGGCCTATGCACCCGCGCCCTCTGGTGGCGCTGCTGGATGGGCGCGACTGCACTGTGGAGATGCCCATCCTCAAAGATCTGGCCACTGTGGCTTTCTGTGATGCCCAGTCCACACAGGAGATACATGAAAAG GTGCTGAACGAGGCAGTAGGAGCCATGATGTACCACACCATCACCCTGACCAGAGAGGACCTGGAGAAGTTCAAGGCACTGCGCATCATCATCCGCATCGGCAGCGGCTATGACAACATAGACATCAAGGCTGCCGGCGAGCTCG GCATTGCAGTGTGTAATATTCCCTCAGCGGCTgtagaagaaacagcagactcaACACTTTGTCACATCCTCAACCTGTACCGACGAAACACCTGGTTGTATCAGGCTCTCAGGGAGGGCACGCGAGTCCAGAGCGTGGAGCAGATCCGTGAGGTGGCATCAGGGGCAGCCAGGATCCGAGGAGAGACGCTTGGCCTCATCGGATTTG GTCGCACAGGCCAAGCGGTAGCGATGCGGGCCAAGGCGTTTGGCTTCAACGTGATCTTCTACGACCCCTACCTCCAGGACGGCTTGGAGCGCTCGCTGGGCGTTCAGCGAGTCTACACGCTCCAGGACCTACTTTACCAGAGCGACTGCGTCTCCCTGCACTGCAACCTGAATGAACACAACCACCACCTCATCAACGACTTCACCATCAAACAG ATGCGTCAAGGTGCTTTTCTCGTCAACTCGGCACGGGGAGGTCTAGTGGATGAGAAGGCTTTGGCTCAGGCCCTGAAAGAGGGCAGGATACGGGGAGCTGCTTTGGACGTCCATGAGTCGGAGCCTTTCGG TTTTTCCCAGGGTCCTCTGAAAGACGCTCCCAATTTGATCTGCACTCCGCACACCGCCTGGTACAGCGAGCAGGCATCACTGGAAATGAGAGAGGCCGCGGCCACAGAAATACGCCGAGCCATTACTG GCCGCATTCCTGACAGCCTCCGAAACTGCGTCAACAAAGAGTTCTTTGTCACTACGGCACCCTGGGGAGtgatggagcagcagcagcctcaagTTCACCCTGAGATCAATGGTGCCGCCTACAG ATTCCCTCCTGCTTTGGTGGGTGTTCCTGGACCTATGGAGGGGTTGGTGCCTGGGGGAGTGCCCATCGCCCACACCCTGCCCCCTGGTACCCATCCGTCACAGGCCACCTCTCCTAATCAACCCTCCAAACATGGCGACCCCATGAGAGAGCACATGACTGAGCCGTAG